Proteins co-encoded in one Lacerta agilis isolate rLacAgi1 chromosome 6, rLacAgi1.pri, whole genome shotgun sequence genomic window:
- the LOC117049052 gene encoding androgen-induced gene 1 protein-like — MAVPLRGQRAATLLHFLCFLWAVFAVTQNAGFPRSVRKEPDVTYGGSWKHLTFLNQVFQTILYLLCVISDTVALCTPSLEKRISSVVVPLRDFIFSAYVFPIGLFVPVAFWSLYAYDRELVYPLELDEVNPIWLNHTMHTTILPLLFIELFICDHKYPRRSRGILGLCVFAVVYLSWIVWVNYASGIWAYPVLGVLSPCGRAIFISVAFLIMVIFYFVGEQLTKLLWAKRKRKCT; from the exons atggctgtgccgTTGCGGGGCCAGCGGGCCGCGACGCTCCTACATTTCCTCTGCTTCCTCTGGGCGGTTTTCGCCGTCACCCAGAACGCGGGGTTTCCCAGGTCGGTCCGCAAGGAACCGGACGTCACCTACGGGGGCTCCTGGAAACACCTGACCTTCCTGAAccag GTTTTCCAGACAATCCTGTATCTGTTGTGTGTCATATCTGATACTGTAGCTCTGTGCACACCTTCATTAGAGAAAAGAATATCATCAGTGGTGGTGCCTCTCAGAGATTTCATCTTCTCTGCATATGTGTTTCCTATTGGCCTA TTTGTACCTGTTGCTTTCTGGAGCCTTTATGCATATGACAGAGAACTAGTGTATCCTTTAGAGCTGGATGAAGTCAATCCAATTTGGCTTAATCATACTATG catACCACCATCCTCCCACTGCTTTTCATAGAACTGTTCATTTGTGATCATAAGTATCCTCGTAGATCAAGAGGAATTTTGGGACTTTGCGTCTTTGCAGTTGTATACCTCTCATG GATAGTGTGGGTAAACTATGCAAGTGGGATTTGGGCATATCCAGTTTTAGGAGTTCTCTCTCCTTGTGGACGGGCAATATTTATCTCCGTAGCTTTTCTTATAATGGTAATCTTCTACTTCGTTGGGGAGCAACTAACAAAACTCTTGTGGG cAAAACGTAAAAGGAAATGCACATag